In one window of Haloterrigena salifodinae DNA:
- a CDS encoding succinylglutamate desuccinylase/aspartoacylase domain-containing protein produces the protein MYQTVADADGPTVLVVGGMHGNEVAGYEAASAIAEWEIDAGTLVTIPHANADAVEQRTRTGDDGVDLNRQFPEGEEPTTDLARALWTVVDRSDPDVVIDLHESIGIYAGGPVDGVGQAIFHSDGTETATDAERAADAVNRNHVDEQGLEFETDTFSRPENEPSGLLVHKAARDLNAQSFLIETFSRGPDLETRIDWHTRLVTNLTEAGLFEPETTTDDSAGDTSDDSDDEQVIEECPEDAS, from the coding sequence GTGTACCAGACGGTTGCAGACGCCGACGGACCGACCGTACTGGTCGTTGGCGGAATGCACGGCAACGAGGTTGCAGGGTACGAGGCGGCGAGCGCCATTGCCGAGTGGGAAATCGATGCCGGTACGCTCGTAACGATCCCCCACGCGAACGCCGATGCTGTCGAGCAGCGGACGCGCACGGGCGACGACGGCGTCGATCTCAACCGTCAGTTCCCCGAAGGCGAGGAGCCAACGACGGACCTCGCTCGAGCGCTCTGGACCGTCGTTGACCGCTCCGATCCCGACGTGGTTATCGACCTCCACGAGTCGATCGGCATCTACGCCGGCGGTCCCGTCGACGGCGTCGGCCAGGCGATCTTCCACTCGGACGGTACCGAGACCGCCACCGATGCCGAGCGGGCTGCCGACGCCGTGAACCGAAACCATGTCGACGAGCAGGGACTCGAGTTTGAGACTGATACCTTTTCCAGGCCGGAAAACGAACCGAGCGGATTGCTCGTCCACAAGGCCGCTCGAGACCTGAACGCGCAGTCGTTTCTCATCGAAACCTTCTCGCGCGGTCCCGACCTCGAGACGCGCATTGACTGGCACACACGGTTAGTGACGAACCTGACCGAAGCGGGACTGTTCGAACCTGAGACAACGACCGATGACTCGGCCGGTGACACATCGGACGATTCCGATGACGAGCAAGTCATCGAAGAGTGCCCCGAAGACGCTTCCTGA
- a CDS encoding DUF502 domain-containing protein, which translates to MSKSGNSVTARFKRWLINGVALTIPLVITILALILVVDFVLGVLSPVVRGVMFVWPNEPPEAVVQFVTMGSLLTFFLLVGITAEYTPGKAISQRVHATMETIPGVSTIYESVRRASKLLVDDDTDQFQDVKLVEFPHRDAYMLGFLTAQTPPEIEAQVGNGPMVTIMVPLGPNPTTNGFVMHMPAEHIYDVDVTVEEAFRVIATLGVASDELGDDT; encoded by the coding sequence ATGTCGAAATCGGGTAATAGCGTTACGGCCCGTTTCAAACGCTGGCTCATCAACGGGGTCGCACTGACGATTCCGCTGGTGATCACGATACTGGCGTTAATCCTCGTCGTGGATTTCGTTCTGGGCGTGCTCTCGCCGGTCGTCCGCGGCGTGATGTTCGTCTGGCCCAACGAGCCGCCGGAGGCGGTCGTCCAGTTCGTCACGATGGGGTCGCTGTTGACCTTCTTTCTGCTGGTCGGGATCACAGCCGAGTACACGCCCGGCAAGGCGATCTCCCAGCGCGTCCACGCGACCATGGAGACCATCCCGGGCGTGAGTACGATCTACGAGAGCGTCCGGCGGGCCAGCAAACTGCTGGTCGACGACGACACGGATCAGTTTCAGGACGTCAAACTCGTCGAGTTCCCCCATCGAGACGCCTACATGCTCGGCTTTCTGACGGCCCAGACGCCCCCGGAAATCGAGGCCCAGGTCGGGAACGGACCGATGGTGACGATCATGGTCCCGCTGGGTCCGAATCCGACAACGAACGGGTTCGTCATGCACATGCCCGCCGAACACATCTACGACGTCGACGTCACCGTCGAGGAGGCGTTCCGCGTGATCGCGACGCTGGGCGTCGCCTCTGACGAGCTCGGTGACGACACCTGA